One segment of Belonocnema kinseyi isolate 2016_QV_RU_SX_M_011 chromosome 7, B_treatae_v1, whole genome shotgun sequence DNA contains the following:
- the LOC117176698 gene encoding uncharacterized protein LOC117176698, whose protein sequence is MDVPRIPKISNPTLDSYITVLKIKKSIEKCKEGKASGTDPVNYSFYKRFPENWLQYLEILFNRIMTTEIMPSSWGHLTMSMLFKKGDIHDPSNYRPITLVNCTAKISTQILCSRLTKWVTDANLIPESQSGFENGGAA, encoded by the coding sequence ATGGATGTGCctcgaattccaaaaatttccaatCCAACTCTTGACTCCTACATAACcgtgttaaaaattaagaagaGCATAGAAAAATGTAAAGAAGGAAAGGCCTCTGGCACCGATCCTGTCaattacagtttttataaaaGGTTTCCTGAAAATTGGCTACAGTATCTTGAGATTCTGTTTAATCGTATCATGACCACTGAAATAATGCCTAGCTCTTGGGGTCATCTAACAATGTCCATGTTGTTTAAGAAAGGAGACATACATGACCCTTCTAATTATAGGCCCATAACACTGGTAAACTGCACAGCAAAAATTTCTACACAGATACTTTGTAGTCGGCTCACTAAATGGGTAACTGATGCAAATCTAATTCCAGAATCTCAGTCGGGATTCGAAAACGGAGGAGCTGCTTAG